Proteins found in one Triticum aestivum cultivar Chinese Spring chromosome 4D, IWGSC CS RefSeq v2.1, whole genome shotgun sequence genomic segment:
- the LOC123100431 gene encoding uncharacterized protein isoform X1 (The sequence of the model RefSeq protein was modified relative to this genomic sequence to represent the inferred CDS: added 45 bases not found in genome assembly): MPPPSSMPRSLMVDGDHGGGLASPEKHKSREDTGHGFLCVSSQGGRWAAQEAEPRLVVAVQGRSQAQDQGVRPQQQERRLCLVPGSMDSLQKKKLGSTMDGKTHHLLPWSDHGQEDVVRTRSPVLSGELVLGRSSTPSFLLSPMIFRYTLGHYHMPCIQFEASRSHDIDGIHQSWILRHLDGP; encoded by the exons GACCACGGTGGAGGACTTGCAAGCCCTGAAAAGCACAAAAGCCGGGAAGACACCGGACATGGGTTCTTGTGCGTCAGTTCACAAGGAGGACGTTGGGCTGCCCAAGAAGCTGAGCCTCGCCTTGTCGTTGCCGTCCAAGGTCGATCTCAAGCGCAAGATCAAGGTGTTCGGCCCCAGCAGCAGGAGCGTCGACTCTG CTTGGTGCCTGGGTCCATGGACTCCCTACAAAAAAAAAAACTTGGATCCACTATGGACGGCAAGACACATCATCTGCTGCCTTGGAGTGACCATGGCCAAGAAGACGTTGTTCGTACCCGTTCCCCGGTGCTGTCCGGCGAGTTAGTGCTTGGGCGCTCTTCAACGCCTTCGTTTTTGTTGTCTCCTATGATCTTTCGCTACACGCTCGGCCACTACCACATGCCCTGCA TCCAGTTTGAGGCGAGCCGCAGCCACGACATCGACGGCATCCATCAATCCTGGATCCTTCGACATCTGGATGGACCCTAG
- the LOC123100431 gene encoding uncharacterized protein isoform X2: MGSCASVHKEDVGLPKKLSLALSLPSKVDLKRKIKVFGPSSRSVDSASLVPGSMDSLQKKKLGSTMDGKTHHLLPWSDHGQEDVVRTRSPVLSGELVLGRSSTPSFLLSPMIFRYTLGHYHMPCIQFEASRSHDIDGIHQSWILRHLDGP, from the exons ATGGGTTCTTGTGCGTCAGTTCACAAGGAGGACGTTGGGCTGCCCAAGAAGCTGAGCCTCGCCTTGTCGTTGCCGTCCAAGGTCGATCTCAAGCGCAAGATCAAGGTGTTCGGCCCCAGCAGCAGGAGCGTCGACTCTG CTAGCTTGGTGCCTGGGTCCATGGACTCCCTACAAAAAAAAAAACTTGGATCCACTATGGACGGCAAGACACATCATCTGCTGCCTTGGAGTGACCATGGCCAAGAAGACGTTGTTCGTACCCGTTCCCCGGTGCTGTCCGGCGAGTTAGTGCTTGGGCGCTCTTCAACGCCTTCGTTTTTGTTGTCTCCTATGATCTTTCGCTACACGCTCGGCCACTACCACATGCCCTGCA TCCAGTTTGAGGCGAGCCGCAGCCACGACATCGACGGCATCCATCAATCCTGGATCCTTCGACATCTGGATGGACCCTAG